TGTTGATGTCCTGAGTGTTTGAGTGTTTGATTGAACTCATTCTAAGTGCACTGGTtgttgtgattattattattattattattattattagttcagGTGGTATGTCTGCAgtagaattcttcttcttcctcttcttagtTCAGGTGGTATGTCTGCAGTAGcattattatctcatcttatctcattatctctagccgctttatccttctacagggtcgcaggcaagctggagcctatcccagctgactacgggcgaaaggcggggtacaccctggacaagtcgccaggtcatcacagggctgacacatagacacagacaaccattcacactcccattcacacctacagtcaatttagagtcaccagttaacctaacctgcatgtctttggactgtgggggaaaccggagcacccagaggaaacccacgcggacacggggagaacatgcaaactccgcacagaaaggccctcgccggccacggggctcgaacccggaccttcttgctgtgaggcgacagcgctaaccactacaccaccgcgccgccagcattattattattattattattattgggcggcacggtggtgtagtggttagcactgtcgcctcacagcaagaaggtccgggttcgagccccgtggctggcgagggcctttctgtgcggagtttgcatgttctccccgtgtccgcgtgggtttcctccgggtgctctggtttcccccacagtccaaagacatgcaggttaggttaactggtgactctaaattgaccgtaggtgtgaatgggagtgtgaatgattgtctgtgtctatgtgtcagccctgtgatgacctggcgacttgtccagggtgtaccccgcctttcgcccgtagtcagctgggataggctccagcttgcctgcgaccctgtagaaggataaagcggctagagataatgagatgagatgagattattattattattattattagttcagGTGGTATGTCTGCAGTAgaatgcttcttcttcttcttcttcttattattattattattattagttcagGTGGTATGTCTGCAgtagaattcttcttcttcttcttcttcttcttcttgttattAGGTCAGGTGGTATGTCTGCAGTAGAATTTTCTTccccttcttattattattagttcaGATGGTATGTCTTCAGTAGAAATAAACACATTTTTGCTTTAATGATCCAGTGCACACAGCCTTGAGCGACCTAAAGGAAAGGATCtacacttttgaaatgaaactcttaggtggtgtaagtggttagcacggtcgcctcacagcaagaaggttctgggttcgtggccggtgaaggcctttctgtgtagtgtttgcatgttctccccgtgtctgcgtgggtttcctccgagtactCCTGTTTCccctatagtccaaagacatgcggttaggttaatatgggacggccttgggctgaggtacccttgagcgaggcacctaactcccaaccgctccctgggtgctgttagcatggctgcccactgctctgggtatgtgtgtgtgtgctcattgctcacgtgtgtgttcactgcttcagatgggttaaatgcagagaggaatttcacaagtgtgtgatgaattttctttctttctttctttctttctttctttctttctttctttctttctttctttctttctataatGTCATGCCCTATAGCATATCATGATCTTATCACACAGTTTAACCCTTTCTGCTGGTGTGTGAAGCCTAATTGGAGTCACGCAAGTCCAAAAAGAGATTGCATCACTATAGCTCGTGTTTTGCTCCCGACTCCAGTACCACGTGCTATCAAAATAAATAGGTCTATTGACGCATTTTGCGTGTCGTATGAAAATAAGCGACTCGAACCAGTCCCAGGTTGTCCAATCAGATCGGCGCGGGATTCGACTCCTTCTTTTCAGGAATCATTAATATCTCTGGGACGCGTCAAACATTAGCGTGCCAGCCGCTCCTGGAGTGTATAAATACTGCGCTCTGAGGGCAGAGCTTAGTCATTTCACCGGGCGCAAGCAAGGAGGAACAGCACCAGTGTGAAACAAAGCCGAGTAGTGGTTATTTACGCGTTAGGACTGTTTGATTGATTGGTTGGTTTGTTTATTATATAGCTATTAGTATTTGATCGCTTTGGAATGAGCGGAGTCTTTCTGAAGTTGCTCCACGCGGTGGTACTTGGCGCAGTCCTCTCGGCGCCACAGCTCCGCGCATCCCCGCTCCTGGAGCAGCCGATCCGGTGTGCGCAGTGCACCGCAGAGCGCGAGGCTGAGTGTCCGCCAGTGGATGCTGGTTGTGCGGAGGTGCTCCGGGAGTCGGGATGCGGCTGCTGTCTGACGTGCGCACTTAAGCGCGGGGACCTGTGCGGCATCTATACAGCGCCGTGCGGTTCTGGGCTGCGCTGTTTGCCCACACCTGGAGAGCTGCGGCCGCTGTTTGCGCTCACACGAGGGCAAGCCGTGTGCACTGAGATCGGGGAGGACGTGCAGAGCCGCACGCAGCCGGCGCCAGGTAGGCAGCCTGTCCTATAAAATCCTTCTCACGAGCTTTAGAGCTCGGTTACTAAGCACGGATAAGAAGATGCTTGTGTCTGTGCACGTCGCTGAATAACCTGGAGTATTTTCTTTATTTGCCTCATCGAACAACTCTTTCGCTTTTCTCCTCCAGATAAGCCCGAGGTGGAGGCTGGCGCTCGGACCGAGGTTTCTGCAGCCGCTTCACCGATCGTCGTGTCGGTCCACATCAAACCCTACGACCCCTGGCTCCTCAGCGGCGTTCAGGACAGCATGAAGTCCAAAGTGAACACCTACCGAAGGAAACTTGTTGAGCAGGTCGGTACATGACACAGAAACTTTAAAATAATGCTTGGATTCTCTCATTCAAAACACGATCCTTGTGTAAAAAAATCAACCGGGGACACTTCGTGGCGTGTTGGTAACCTTTCCAACCACTAGAGGGCAGGATAACACTTAAAAATCAGAGTTGAAGCACACGTTTGTAAGCTTGTCCTGTGTATGACATTAGGATGAGTCTTCAGGGATCTTGCTGAGTGATAGTGTATGACATCATCTCTGATAATACAGCAAAGCCAAATATAATAGCATATCATGAAatcccgcttatcctgttctacagggtcgcaggcaagctggagcctatcccagctgactatgggtgagaggcggggtacaccgtggacaagttgccagattatcacagggctgacacatagagacaaacaaccggtcacactcacattcacacctatggtcaatttagagccaccaattagcctaacctgcatgtctttgcactgtgggggaaaccggagcacccggaggaaacctatgcagacactgggagaacatgcaaactccacacagaaaggccctcgccagcctcgaacccaggaccttcttgctgtgaggccaccaaAAATCATACTCGTGAAAGTTATAATCCAAAGCGTACAGTAACAGTATGTGCCTTTCTGTCGATGTGCTAATCTAACCTTTGTaatattttatatgaattaaaTGGGGGTGGATAgttccaagtgtgtgtgtgtgcagtgtgagaTGCTTAACAGAGCTGACAGCAAATAACaacattgataataaaataatcccctccctccctcccttttttTTGGTCGTCTCAGGGCCCCTGCCATGTGGAGTTACAGAGAGCTCTTGAGAAGATTGCTCGATCCCAACAGAAGCTGGAAGAGAAGCTGACCAAGTTCTATCTGCCTAACTGTGATAGATCAGGCCTGTACAAAGCCAAACAGGTAAACAAAAAGCATAGTGGTTATTCACGATTATTCCGGGTGTAACAGTAATATACCTAAACCTTTAACAACTTCACTAGAACACACAAATAACTGTGTGTTTGTGAAGTCTCAAATTCAGGTGTCAAACTGAGGTCAAACAGGAACCTTACACACACATAGTTAAGACTGATGTAATTGCTTTTGGTGTCACACAACACAATGCTGCTCATGTACTGACTTGATATTAGATCCACACTCGATACTGTCGGAGTCAGAATCTGTACAAACACACTTTCTTGTCTTTCTGCAGTGCGAATCGTCTCTGGATGGCCAGAG
This Neoarius graeffei isolate fNeoGra1 chromosome 3, fNeoGra1.pri, whole genome shotgun sequence DNA region includes the following protein-coding sequences:
- the igfbp1a gene encoding insulin-like growth factor-binding protein 1a, whose product is MSGVFLKLLHAVVLGAVLSAPQLRASPLLEQPIRCAQCTAEREAECPPVDAGCAEVLRESGCGCCLTCALKRGDLCGIYTAPCGSGLRCLPTPGELRPLFALTRGQAVCTEIGEDVQSRTQPAPDKPEVEAGARTEVSAAASPIVVSVHIKPYDPWLLSGVQDSMKSKVNTYRRKLVEQGPCHVELQRALEKIARSQQKLEEKLTKFYLPNCDRSGLYKAKQCESSLDGQRGKCWCVMSWNGKKIVGSSELPTDAECPQELNH